The genomic segment gggaataactggtaaagtaggatgctggatactcagttttttgTCGAACAGgagacaaagagtaacagtcaaccatataaaatcgcctCCAAGCACATTTAAAACCTCTGTACctgagggtacagtccttgctccactgcttttccttattctcatatcagatatagacaaaaatacaagtcacagctttatatcatcctttgcagatgaaacaaaaaatcagcatgaaaattacctctgctgaagacatttaaaaacttcaagcagatatctGTGTCATGGATTGATATTTGAGCTCAGGTTTTGGCATTTTAACATGATTGTATTGGTCTGGTATACAGTATAGTCAATGTCCCTGATCTCAGTCAGTCATGTGTTGCATTAGGCCATGTCTCCTGGCCTGGATTCTCTTCTCCATCCTAAGTGTTTGCTGCCTCTCCTCCTTCCTGATAAGTCCCATTTTCTCTGTGGAGCCACCAAAGATGGGGCTccagaaacccagcattgaatgtaataaaatgcctcATTCTGGAGGAGTCCTGGTGGCTTCCTGATTCCCTCACCTTCCTCCAGGTTCATCAGTTTATTGTGGGTTGTTCATCAGCTCCAGAACCGAGGTGATAAGTTAATTTTAGTGTGGGGGCCAGGAAGCCTGGTGGTGGTAATCACTGCTAATGAGTTTCAGAGCTAGTTTGAGTGAATCCCTTGTTCTGTTTGAATTGTTTGTAGAGTTGTTTGGCAGTTTCTAGGCTTCATTTTCTGAGGCCTCAGCCCGTCCTTTAAACAAAGGCCCAAAGTCCACTCCATGCACTCACCAAACCctctatttatgaatgaaaaacagtttacacaagactcacaactgatgacgtccaaacacttccggaacaagtgcttcactgacgacatttgttcgaactacaacgctgtaaatgcttcacccgcatactacaaatacaaataattggcaacagaatctaaacacctaacctaactagtgcctaaatatgcacaatatgctaatatataataatattcatttatatttgagaaaagttctgttttgaatgaacagaatgttaaaattgatgaacacacctttggggtcgaccgctggatagaatggacttggtctgaggatgggTTGGAGGCCTctagttgtctgtaaagcttcactgactttctggaGACTTCTTCCAGTGGGGTGATGGATGGTCACTCACTCCCTGTGTCTCTgcgaggggccaggttctggctttggttcccagtaggccaaacagaaTTTCCAAAACTGACATGACCCTTTAGTATATAGAATCTCAGCAAGAAAGCTTCAGAGCCACTGGGACTATTCCAGAAagagacatttcattacattcagtgttgTTTTTTATTCTCATTTGTACAACAATTGATAACTATAATGATATTAACAGATTATTAatacttttatttaatattttaaggCTTTAGGTCGATGCTTATGCGAAGGAACACAAGCTGAAGCTCTGCCATCAAAAGAAATGCAACACTTTGTAGAAAGATTAACCAACCTAATGGTGCAAATAGTGGAATTCATGTTGTCCAAATTAGCATGTGCATCACCAAATGGCTCAGGTAAGTTATTTACCAAATATCTTCATACTACAAATATATTTGTGTTATCCTTTGATGCTTCAAAATGACACCATTTTATTATTGTACAGTATGTAtatttatactgtacagtatatctttTGTATTTTCTATTTTTAATGTTTTGCTTCCTCTAAGTAATTCTCATACTTAACACTTTCGTCCTCCCGGAGACGGATTTGATGTCCACAAATAACTCTGCGGATGTCTGGCGGGGACGCATGTGttgtccaaaattaaaatatttgttaaaattccagtttttACCCAATCATTATgcaactagttttaaaatgcacgcCTTTAGAGTATCAACaatttgataccagaatgaactaCATAGCATTAAAAttcaggtgagaaaactgaacagagtatacacattttatgtGTAACGCTCATGAGTACACTCGGTCAATTTCAGGTTGCACACCGGGCTTTTTGGCATTATAAGCATATATTCCTTTAGAGAATTCTGacgctgacgatactaccttcatctattctgacCCCAACCCCTACTcactaaataataaatattgtaaataatgaaataaaataatttcactcacagggcctcgtagcctggtggatagcgcgcaggactcgtaattctgtggcgcgggtttgattcctgcacgaggcagaaacaaatgggcaaagtttctttcacccagaatgcccctgttacctagcagtaaataggtacctgggagttagtcagctgtcacgggctgcttcctgggggtggaggcctggtcgaggaccgggccgcggggacactaaagccccgaaatcatctcaagataatctcaagataatggaTGTTAAACAaattcacactaaacatagaaaagacctactgcattttattttgtagtaAATCTTCAAATCAGATTCAACTTAAGAtaaacaatgttaacattagcaataaaattgAGATAAAGTTCCTtatcctatacatagacaagagactcaacttcagtacccacatacaacacacagccaaaaaagtctcaaaaacagtcggtatactctctaaaatcagatattgtgatcccccactctgctctcctctcctctcattatactatgtgctaatctattcctatcttacatatggtatctgtgcatgaggtttaaccactgcaaattacctcaagcccatcaacaCTCAGCAaatatctgctatcagaactaaaACAAATTCTGTCATTGAATAATTTGTTTTAACATGTAAATTGTTATATAACCAGTGACACAAATCTGATGAAGCTTAATGTGTTTGAGATAACTTGTATTTATATTGATCAAATATTACAAATGTACTGTGCTGTATTTATATGTTTGGTAATTAAATATTTTATCAAAACTAACAATAAATAAAAATCCCAGCCATTGCTCCATCATTTGCCGAGATGGGAGCAGCTGTGGAGTTGATCATCCAAGAGTGTGGAGGAAATCTGGAGGGGCCATCAGAAAGAGAAGCAAGTTCTTCTCATGATAGGCATgaagacataccagaaaatagtgTGGATGATGACGATGAAGACGGTTCTCTCTGCGAGGACCATTTATTAATTGTAGCATGTTGCTGGCAAACTTTAAAGGTTAGTTGTTCTTTTGTACCCTATTTTCTGACAGAAGGCACAGACATAAATTTACCAGACACATCATCTTTAGTAGCCTCAACAGAGACAAGAAACCAGTGGCATATCAAAGATCTCTCCATTACTCCTGCACATTTCTGGAGGGAGCCTCTTGTAGCTCCTTGAAGCTATACACTGAGATGGTTCTCTTCTACCAGGTCTCATCAGccttggagttcttaggcctactggaAACCAGAACTAGAGCCTGGCCTCCTCTGGTGGTGACATTACACCACCTCACTGGGGaaggcatccagaaagtcagcgagTCGAAACAAACCACAGCCATGTTCAAAATAGACTGAAGCCTTACAACCTGCCTAATGAACTTCCCaactatgtaaacaaatgatcaaATCTCTCGAAACTAGTATGAGCTCCTTCATCTCACCTTCGCCACTTGTTTGAGGGGGCGTGGCAAAAAGACTCACTGCTTCCAGGGGTCTGAACTGTTAGTTCTTACTCTGAAGCAGTCAGGGTCACTGACTGGTGTAATCATTCCCAAATTGTCTTTCTTTCGTGCGGGCTCTACTGTTGAGCTAAGTGATTTAGGGTCTTTACCCTTGCTGGCTTTTCTTGCACACTGCAGTGAAGCATGAGCCTGACAAATAGTACTTGGAGCTGTATGTGCTCAGGGTTACCATTCATGTGTACTCCCTAGCACTGCCCTTGCAATGCCAGAGATGTCTTCTCTGGAGTGCTTCTGGGTCACTCCCTGAGTGGTCCTCCTTGCTTGTGGTGGCCCTCACATGGGGTGACGTGGGGGTCTGGTGACTTCGCCAGATGTTGGGATCGACGTCTTAACCTGGGTTGGGATCAACTTTGGCTGGCTGAGCACACTAGTGCTTCATGAGCTTCCCTTCAGTGAGCTGaggttggccttcacagctgtgtacCCCAAGGCTGTGTTGGCTTGCTTTTAGGTCTATGTAGCATCCCCAGTGCTTGGGTGTCCTGCTTGGTTTACAATTCAGGCATCAGTAATTCCTCTGGGGGTTTGATGATCCCACCAAATCTGCTCTCGCCTTGTGAGTTTCAGGGTTGCTTGTTATCCATGCCATGAGACAAAGATCACTTAtgctgcctccgccatgctgcctgttgggtcagtgacaccttcgaccctgaATCCTGTGGAGGTTTGTTCTccctatgtgtctctttcttctgGTGCTTCTGATGAGGTTAGGGCATATTAAGCAGCTTCCATgttacagttttttttttttttttacagcagTCTGGGTCATGTGCCCAGTTCGATGCCCTAGAGGTGCCCCAACTGGGACTTAGGGATCCAGAATTGAAGGTGCTGGTGAATGCCATCTTGGTTTCAAAGGTTCCCCTTCTCTTCCTTTCCCTTCTGCTGATCCTCCCTTTCTCCCAATTCTGGCCCCTGAAATGCCTTGGGATTCCAGGTCGGAGTGTAGTTAAACTCAGAATGTGGGTTACCAGCTTCAGGGGTTGCCCCCTTCTGTTTTAGGCATGGAGGCAGTTGAGCTGGCTAGTTCCACCAAAGATTTAGGGTTTTCCTTCCAGCCAGCTTCCCACCACCCCTCTTTTGAAGCTTTTTCCCCTGGACTCTACTtttccccagtggaccccagcttTGCCCTGGGGCCTCTTTGCAGCTTGGGGGTGGGTGGGTAGAGAAGTTTGATACTTCCCCAGTATCATGAAATATGATAGTGATACGAAAAGAACCCATGGGAGTCTGAACCCTTGGGTTCCTTAAGACTCCAAGTGATTGTTTTGTTCCGTCCAAGAAGGGTCTCCTTTTTCAGGGAGAGGTTATTGTGTCCTCCCTCCGTGTATGAGTATAATTTGGGTACGAGTCTTTTTCCCCAGGATTTGGCTCCCCTGTACCTTTGAGCCCATTGGGATAGCCCTTCTGGATATTCCTTCTTGGGTCCTTCCTTCAAGACCCTGATTATGCCTCCTTGTTGGACCCTTCCTCTTTTCAATTTGGGTCTTTCTCTCCCTTTTTTATGCTTTATGAGTCTTTCTGGCTAGTAGACAATCTTTTGTTTTCATTGGAGCTTGACGCAGCTATTGTCATACCAACACACTTCAGTGGCATTGAGTGTCGACTGTGTTgcaggtgttcctggggccctatCTTTTGCACCCCTCAATGACCATttgctctcgctctttctctgaaTATGGACATCTTTTCTGGTGTGTTTGAGAGTTCACTCTTAAGAGGGGCCTTCCTGCTTGGAGTGGGCCTTGCCTTGGGTGTGTCAGGGGTCTCATTACCCCCCTCTGTCTTTAGTGAGAAAGTGTTGGCTGGTGGAGCACACTAGTGGCTCATGTGCTTGTATGTCCTGCTTAGTTTACCCTTCAAGCCCTGGGAATCCTGTATGGGGGATACATTggcagtggggggaggggggggcagctTGCCTAGTTTGCCAGCTCCTGGTCCCAAATTTTTGGAGCTTTTCAGGTCATTTCATACAGCTTGTAGTGGAGTTGGTCAGTCGTTCCACCTTCCCAAGGGTCGGGTCTTCCCTCACCTGCATTGAGTACAGTAGGACCTCGAGTGACGACCGCCTCAAATGGCgaccattttgggtaacgaacgcccCGATCGCCAACAATTCGTCTCGTTAGGCGACCTCTGTTATTTAAGCCTTTATATCACCCATTGTCACAATGCTAGTTAAACATGGAAGTAATGTAGAGCAAACAGTCAGACATGAATACAGATTGCATCAGAGTTAAATAGATTGTAACTTGAGTTATATTCACTATTTAGTTAGAAATCTCTCGAGTAGCTCATAGGCAAATTTACTAACGAGACTTGTCTTTTGTTCAGAGAATTTTGTCACATTTTGTATGCAAGTACAGTGCTGGAAATGTATACTTGTTTTATTCCCATGTAAGACCTACTGGAGATTCATCATATTGTgaaaaatataattattttagTCTGCATGATTGCATTCTTTGATACTCTTATAAAATTATGTTATTAAACTATCTTTGTTACTGGTGACAGACCATGCAGGTAAAGGTTTCAATCATATAATGCCCAGAAACACATTTTTAACACTATAAGTGACTGACAAATTAAGTTTCTTACCAGGTTTGTTTTTCAGACATGCTGTACAGTGTCCAGCATGTGTGTGTCCCGCTGGCTGAACTCTGTTAGGGAAGACCAAATTGAACAATTGTTGCGTGCTGTTGTGGTTCGTGTATTAACAGGCACTAGACACAAAGGAGCAATGGAGGGTGCGAGAACTGCTTACAGCCAACTTTGCCACGTTCTACTCACTACCGACTCAAAAATTGGGCAACTTGTATATAAACAGGTGCTGTTCATGTTTGTGGCGATTTAGCTACAGTGATTTTAATTTGTCCAAGAAAATTATAAGAATTTTAAATTACTTATAAAATAACTGTCATTGGTGTGCTTTTCAAACAGAACAAATACAAGATTACTAAAATGAAGCAGTTTATTTCTAGATGAGAAAAAACATGAATAATTCAAATGTAAATAATGGAATCATAGAGAATTAGATACAAatgcaaaaattaatataaagTTTTGTTTATAGGTTCAAGAAATCTTAGATCAACTGAAGTCTGGTGCTCGTACCTCCATAACACGTCGTGCAGCAGGGATGGCCATGATGATACAAGCTGCATGTGGTGCGGCTCCACGCACTAATGCAGCACTCGTTAATGACACCATAATTAACCTTGTTAATATTGCTAAGACAGAGGTAGGTTGTTAGTCATATCACCACTTTTCACTTGTTACACTGGGTTAAAATATTGGTAAACTATTTTTCAATGTGACCCCATTTCTTATAAAGAATACAAGTGTGTACCACATTTTATTGGAAATTGGGAAATATGACCATCAGAACTGAATACTGTTTACATCAAATGTGCAGTTTTAGGTAAATGCCAACTGTATTTTACCAATTTGTGTCAGACATCACCAAAATATATTATGGTTATGAGGTCatacaattattattaacttttttgtggggggagccccttcggctccctggagctatcgggctaatatgcGATACATTGCGATACTAACAAATGTTTTACTATATTTTCAGAAGATAATTATTAGCACTAGTACAGCAtcttagtctttgactacatttgAGCTTGCTTAAATATTACTCTTTTTGTCTCCTATTTAAGTGCTGTACATCAATTGGATATAGGAAATACTTAATCAACTAGTTTATCATGCAAGCTCTCTGTAATTACTGTGTATTTATTCTCATGGCAAGATTGCTTTTCATTTATAGTACGAGGAGAAAAGTACAacagactcccctccagttttggcTCTGCATGTACTCCACTCTCTGGTCATCCATGCTCCGCTGgcccatcacctcctccaccacatgCCTCCCATTACTGCTACCTGTCTACAAGCCTTCACCCACGACTCGTGGGCTCTCAGGTAAGCCGTCGTATTCCCATCGTGCTTCTTACAGTATCTTTGTTTGAGCTGCAAATGAGTAAATTTCATTGTGTGTTCCTTCCTATCAAAATTTAAgctattgttttattttgttatttatatacaagaatgtgCAATGGGTTTGGTAAGAACAgattttggtatttaaatgacttcTTTCTCTGTTATGTTCTCACTTTGTCAGTTTTTTGTTTGGTTGCAGTATTTTCTTATATGGTATGTATACTCATCAATTTCTTCTCTTGATATCTGCTTTTGTACTGTATTTTTGGTTGTCGAACAAAGTGCTACTGTAGCAAAGTTAAAGACAGCCGTTTTTTCTATTGATGATTCTTCTCTTTGACAACACTTGCTTCAAATAAGGTATAACTAGGGGGTTACCTACATTTGATAAAAGCTGTTTTATCGTTCATTACAGAGTAAGGGAGGAGACATGTTATAAGGTTGCCTTATTgatttatgtatatgtatatcttTGGTAATGTAACTATTCTCAGTAGTTTATTTTAGATACAAACAGTTCAGTAGTTTAGATATTTAGATATTCACCTTATTGTTCTTACCTTATTTTGTTGTTCTTGTTTTTAGTGTATTTTCAGGGAGACTACCTCGGTAGCTTTCCATAGTGTGTGCTCCGGTGTAGCCAAGTTTGAAAAGAGCACCAGGTCCTCTGAGACCCATACTGGGGACCAGGATCAGAATCTCACTCTATGAGGTGAGGGAAACTTAGCTTTTTTGGTCAATATCTGGTCCCTAAGAAAATCCCAACAAAGATAGGCAAGACAATACACACTACAGTGTGAACAAGAAATCAATTCTGAGGCAAACAAAGGAAGCCTTCATAGCTGCAGGTGAATAACACTAACCTTGATGCCTCTGATCACTACCACATGGCAGCCCAGGTCATCCAGGATCCCAgtcgcccctccccccctcacttgcCTGGTGCAGTTGAGAATGCATCTCTGCTGGGATCCTAAAAGTTGCTCTGCTTTCACCTAAGAGATTTATTCATCTTGCCCTAGAGGGTTCAGATACGTCACAGGATGACGCGTGCTTTTCTTCTCGGTCTCGGGTAATGGCTTGAAAGATTGTTGCTCTGTACAGGTGTGTTCTTggcccccctttccctccctcgtGGTAATGGTATTTTGCACTTTATATCCTGATTCCCGGAGTTCCATATTTATAGAGCCAAGTGCCTGGGCATATTTTTAATTCCTCTTTTAAAGTCTGCTGTGTTCTGTGCTAAAATCTGTTATATTGTTCGAGTTGTAGATATTGTTAATGAAGATATTGTTCTTAACTACGTTTAAGAATACTTCTTATAACTAGTAATTAGCTCACAGGAACAAGATGGCAATTTACctttgcaaaaataattattTGGAGTAAATGTGTAATTATGCGAGTGACTAAAGTTAATTAAAACAAATGCTATCTTCAGCAATTCTACTATATATTGAAATTGAGTAAACTGGTAAAATTTCCTCTTGAGGGAGTAACCTGGGTTGTAAAATATGAGACGAATTAATGCTTTAATCATTTACATTTTCAGAAATGCAGCTCTACAGTTGTATGGAGCAGTAGTGCCTAGAATGGTGGGTCAGAAGAAAGTGCGTGACGAGTCATCTACCCTGAACAGTCTCACAGCTCCGGAGTTTCTGTTTCGACACCCAAACCTTGCAGAGTCACTTCTTCAGCTACTTACAAGTTCATGCAAGAGACTTACATGTGATAAAGACATAAAAGAGAAAATTGTACATTCAAAAGAACGAATTTCTATAAAAATGTCATCTAGCCTAGTCCCAGTATTGAGTTTATTGGCAAGACTTTCACCTGGGACTGGATTACAGCAGAATAAAGAGCTTAACGACACACTTGGAAAATTTTGTGAGGTTACGAACAGGCTCTTGGGTTCACCTGTATATACTATCCGCAGACTTGCATCCCTGGCAATTGTGGCACTTACTCCCATTGAGCAGGCTCACTGTTGCATTAACGacattctaaatatattaaaaataccaGAGTTAACCAATACAAATCGAATTCATGGTAACCTATTTACACTGAAAAGCTTTCTACAAACATATCCTAAGCTTGCAAGTGATCAGCAACTGAAAAACAGTGTTGTTGCTTCACTGGGTTGGCTCCTGGAACCAAATAATAAATGTTCCATTATTGCTGACCTTGCTGTAAATATCCTTAGTCTCCTGCAGGTGAATATCACAACTAACCCAAAGCCTTCAGATTCATTTCAGCCAGGTGCACCagaatatttgcataattttacaATGATGATCACCGAACAAAATTTTCATGATGTACTTGAAAAGATATTATCTGAACATGATTTGGAGGAAAAGATCGAGCAACTAGTAGTTAATTTGAAAATTCAAACAAATAGTTCTTCAATATGCAAATTTGAAAAATTACTATGGCAAAGGCTGGAACAAAGAACTTCAACACGAAGAAGTTTGTTAGGAGTGATGAAGATGTTGTGTGTCATATTAGATGAAAATGCTAGCCTTAATTTTGGTCCGTCTGAAAAGTGTGTGGAAAACCTTTTGATATTGCTCAAGGGAAGATATGGTGCTAAAGCTACGTCGCTAGCTCTGGTTATCGTTGCtcatttatttaaaaaattaaatgatgaTTTGTGGCCTGGAAGCAAAATGAAGATGGCCCTATTATTTGCCTTTTCTGACATCATCAGTTTGTACTCTGCCCCAACTTCCACTGAGGATTATCGGTTAGCTGCAAGTATTGCACTAAAGATTTCATTAAAGACATTGCTTTACTCTCTGAAAGATATTTGCACAGCAAATAAAGAACACATAATTGTTGCATGCACTGAGCTACTACAAGATGAGGATTCAGACATAAGAGATTCAGCATGTCATATTGTGCTTTCACTTTCAAATACTAATTATCATACGAGTACAATGAACATCTTGGAGAAAGGTTTATCAAATGAGTGTTGCAGCTGGCAACTTCTCTCGCAGGATCTGCTTCATCCAAATCTTGCTTTACTGGAATTTGCTAAGTATATTGTCAGGAAATGCATTCATACCAGTGACTGGTCAACTTTTCGAGTTATTTGGAGACTTTGTTCTGGCCAGTACAATGATGATTTTTTGTCATTAAATAAATCTTTACCAAATTCTAAATCATCTCTCTTTCAATCACATACAATGAACTTGTATAAAGAACCCAAACAGCTGAGCTATACAATGGCCAAGGCAATGTTAGATACACTTAAAGAATCTCACAAGAATGTAAGCCAGAATACTGTCCCACAGTGGCTGCAAGAAGAAGGCGACACACTGAATAAAAAAGGAAAAATTCTCAGTAAACTTGTTTTCCAGCACCCACATTTGTATAATCAAAAGCAACTTCTGTCTGTCACTTGTACATATATCATTGCATCAAAAACATTGCTGTCCATCGGTAACATATTTAATGTCCCAATCAATCTTGAGTATTCCCTTACTTGGAATCCATCACATTTTTGTGCAGTAGCAATTCAGAGATGATGATAACATTATATGGAATGAACTCCAGACAATTTGGGTGTGTGAAGTATGctttatgttttttgttttttttaaggaATATTTAAGATTCATAAATCCTCTTAATAGATTTTTTTCATATCTTGTATCACAGTTTTGACCAAGTATGGCAGTTTATTTTGTATGAATTGAATAAAGCATAACAATTTTaaaatgttttttctttaaaagtACTACTTTGTCATAATTACAATAATTCATGAATGAGAAACTCAATGTCCCAATGTAGTGCTGGCATTTCACCTCCATACTAAAAAGAAGGAAAAATTAACTTGTCTCAAGTTCATTTTTGCAAGTCACAAGCCTGGCCTCAGtcacacaagtcaagcctggcctcaagccgggcttggggagtagaagaactcctagaaccccatcaagcaggtatcagctTTCAAGAGAATTTGTAACCAAGTGCAGTGGTCCCAGTAACACGAGCTGACTACATGCACGTCACATTTACCAAACTGAATTCTTTTGACACTAAATATATCAAACCTAACCATTTGTACTTTGTggttttatatattttgatattaaAGTTCTGCATCATGTCTTTTTGATGTTATGGACAAAGATGGCTTTGATAATGACTCGAGTATATTCAACTTGTGTTATCCATATATGGTATGGATATTTCTTTACATTTTATTTCCAGATTCCACTGATTCTCCCATATTTTCTTTTCCTCCAGTTAACCCTTGGGCTGCACACCTGTTTATGTGGTTCAACACTTATGTgtgcataaaaaaaaaataaacaaacaatTCTAATATTCCCTCACTACaggaaaaatacaaaataaaatcaACTTACCATGACTAGAAAATGCTGATGATGTCATCACCACATGCTCGCTCAAGCAGTGAGTGTCTCAGGAGAGTTGTGCGGGATGTTCAATTGCTGGGAGTTGCggcaaaatggtgtttcattacattcaacgccgattttctgtggggagccctgttggctccctggagctacataaccaaGGATAAGTAAAAGAGGGACTAAGAGAAACCTGATATGCAATAGTAGTACTCACAGGTCACTTAGGGAAGGATGCATGCAGCCCTGGTACACCACCTGGCCACCCACCACGGAACAGTAGAGGACACCATGATGGAAAACACTTAGACACTGAGACCAGAGATGACGACCGCCCTGGATTGCAACAGCCAGCAAACTGAGGTTGAGTAGCTGGTGCGGTGGGTCCAGGGCTCACCCCCCCACCTTTCCAgcatgtggggtctgttttgttaagcctacctttctggatgcctaacCCAGGTCAATGCCAGATGAAGTTAACCCCCAACCATACAAGGGGTTtccccagggccattgctccctttgcctctctgaggggggccacgtTCTGGttagtggtccccggtaggcagaactccattgactaTTGCCCTGGTCTAAAAATTgcatattagcccgatagctccagggagccgacaggggctccccacagaaaatagcATGAAAAACGGCAAATGCAGCTTCCCAGATGAAAGGAGATACTAAGCAAAATAAATATAGTGGTGGTTGAGAGTAAATGCAAAAAGTAAATATATGAAGAATGAAAAAAGATAAATCAAATTACACACAAAGAGATAGAACACAGAAAGTTAGGCAAGTCAGATCACACTCGCTAAGATGATTAGAGCATTTAACTATGTACAGTACTGAGAAAGGCAAGAATCAACATTAACAAAGTAGGACTAAGGATCATGTCCTACAAATAGTCAATTCAATAAGACATCATCTATGGAGATTAGAAGCAGGATAGATTATTTTGGAAGACCAAGCCATGGGATTGTGTAAACATGCCAGTTTACACAGCCTAGAGATGCTCTCCAGTGCATTTAGGTTAccattaatgataataaatatatttaaaaattagTATTTTTTAATCTGTTAAACTGAACTTTTATCAAAgaatatttattcatttatatacaactggtcaaatgattttttttttacaaatactgtaaattttttaattttaaatttacTGAATCACAAGAACACATCTGGTATCATAAAATGTACTTTTCAGAGGAAGAcccttggtggctccctgtagcTATCTTACCGAGATTGCTCCAATCTACCAGTCACAAAAGTTGCACTAGTTCATTTgctctaccagggaccagagttGAAACCTGGCTTCTTCACATGAGGTGCAGGAAGCAAATGACACTACCATTTcactgggaaagcatccagaaagtcagcaaagctttacagacaactgctGGGACTCAAAAACCACCAAAAGGCCAAATAATTACCCAAACAAAAGAAAATAAAAGAAACAGGCTAGAACCTGGGAGGACCGAATGACGCCACCAGGCGACCCGACATTCAGTTCATCAGCTATCAGATCAGTTCAATTCATCTGCTGATGTGTAGCCAAGAGCAATGCAGTAGTATTCCTTTGTCACATCATCTTGCAGTAAGTCCCAGAGCTTCTAAGCTAAGTACTGGTTATCCTATGACTGCAG from the Procambarus clarkii isolate CNS0578487 chromosome 10, FALCON_Pclarkii_2.0, whole genome shotgun sequence genome contains:
- the LOC123745659 gene encoding tRNA (32-2'-O)-methyltransferase regulator THADA isoform X1, with the translated sequence MEETIQKILCNLFIRLLDEKIVRNISKEIETLLPDAKRLLVAEVVTRIRSLLLEDVPKALITVTLLCNGCPTLRNSLGVCLGEILLACTERIHISHIEEFNKRSQFHVAVKALYGILQYIFPQNFLLLERPEITRLLEKMYLSLLLAMTSDKLPSDCALITATSLNIILVYLKRHNEKLEFFNVLSTVNKIQMNEIKKDDKYSIGELLKFHHESMNLRSMKCVQPSRAIVLILHGLFNSGVQWIYEGVNWDEVNTVRKALIQENHKNHHCDLRPESGRCVVLPLTQVQKQNEYDGREDENIFLYDIYFLIRSLCRGATSYTFQAFQVLHMWLSSLRKLGDKMQESLAGVLEQEATGLHQEYIKNIHPSEKWIFSIQSSRQNTVFHLLNSNWENPAKGVSDIVYTCMTELLELHEDRLPGQAKVLATDILGAVVSFAAWSSKSTYPPLALAISYVGAQETLLLHPTLPAGLATSLSVNHLAPAGAAVYKIILRQLSSSIWSQYFFTIVCEALHGNRLTQQHMVSLWLPPTLHHYPSIYLNLLSSCQDTTAGWVARMAILRVARSFGIFGLKDHSTVQSQRLITFQTQKSTNEDLVHNNENEFNEITVLPVMLYIQSALNHINETVRGEALSLLCHTQKASQPVSLEESICIKTFFKFNMNIDSTPFRQGIIKCYKALVIRLRDASAAELKKLSFKIQTSSDCSPEFMKNFKASPVLKINIELLVWFIKFFHYNLTPDGNYQRRILSLQLYKETLLTFYEKKSSFSYSLAKRYMPVCAYINLTSKSVACLENERENQPVTNLTLSWTQEMLYFSCLDEMDDIREEVENTLEILESSMNISCITAEEWLRHGLTLCNSAKVSDCESGAVLLKIMSSSCYNSNHDISSMLKNMESSFESESMIDFLFCYIERQFKEAQKNLLKAARCTPIHGPLMALGRCLCEGTQAEALPSKEMQHFVERLTNLMVQIVEFMLSKLACASPNGSAIAPSFAEMGAAVELIIQECGGNLEGPSEREASSSHDRHEDIPENSVDDDDEDGSLCEDHLLIVACCWQTLKTCCTVSSMCVSRWLNSVREDQIEQLLRAVVVRVLTGTRHKGAMEGARTAYSQLCHVLLTTDSKIGQLVYKQVQEILDQLKSGARTSITRRAAGMAMMIQAACGAAPRTNAALVNDTIINLVNIAKTEYEEKSTTDSPPVLALHVLHSLVIHAPLAHHLLHHMPPITATCLQAFTHDSWALRNAALQLYGAVVPRMVGQKKVRDESSTLNSLTAPEFLFRHPNLAESLLQLLTSSCKRLTCDKDIKEKIVHSKERISIKMSSSLVPVLSLLARLSPGTGLQQNKELNDTLGKFCEVTNRLLGSPVYTIRRLASLAIVALTPIEQAHCCINDILNILKIPELTNTNRIHGNLFTLKSFLQTYPKLASDQQLKNSVVASLGWLLEPNNKCSIIADLAVNILSLLQVNITTNPKPSDSFQPGAPEYLHNFTMMITEQNFHDVLEKILSEHDLEEKIEQLVVNLKIQTNSSSICKFEKLLWQRLEQRTSTRRSLLGVMKMLCVILDENASLNFGPSEKCVENLLILLKGRYGAKATSLALVIVAHLFKKLNDDLWPGSKMKMALLFAFSDIISLYSAPTSTEDYRLAASIALKISLKTLLYSLKDICTANKEHIIVACTELLQDEDSDIRDSACHIVLSLSNTNYHTSTMNILEKGLSNECCSWQLLSQDLLHPNLALLEFAKYIVRKCIHTSDWSTFRVIWRLCSGQYNDDFLSLNKSLPNSKSSLFQSHTMNLYKEPKQLSYTMAKAMLDTLKESHKNVSQNTVPQWLQEEGDTLNKKGKILSKLVFQHPHLYNQKQLLSVTCTYIIASKTLLSIGNIFNVPINLEYSLTWNPSHFCAVAIQR